One genomic window of Parabacteroides pacaensis includes the following:
- a CDS encoding HAD family hydrolase, which produces MEKIKNVIFDLGGVVLHLDRLQAVARFKAMGVEEAEQMLDAYHQNGVFLQVEDGSLSAEEFCTEIRKLTGNEDLPYQTIADGWLGFIKEIPMYKLNYILELRKKCNVYLLSNTNPFIMEWARSKAFTPEGRPITDYFDRLYASYELKMVKPNPAIFDFILKDSGAIPSETLFLDDGKANVEEAAKFGIHIYQPQDGEDWRNVVDSYLE; this is translated from the coding sequence ATGGAAAAGATTAAGAATGTAATATTTGATTTAGGTGGCGTTGTGCTCCATCTGGATCGTCTACAAGCAGTAGCTCGTTTTAAAGCGATGGGGGTGGAAGAGGCAGAGCAAATGCTGGATGCTTATCATCAGAATGGTGTTTTTCTTCAAGTAGAAGACGGGTCGTTAAGTGCGGAGGAATTTTGTACGGAGATTCGTAAACTGACGGGGAATGAAGATCTTCCTTATCAGACGATAGCAGATGGGTGGCTTGGTTTTATTAAAGAAATCCCCATGTATAAGTTGAATTATATTTTGGAATTGCGTAAGAAATGTAATGTATATCTTTTGAGTAATACCAATCCTTTTATAATGGAGTGGGCACGAAGTAAGGCTTTTACGCCGGAAGGACGGCCTATTACGGATTATTTTGACCGGTTATATGCTTCTTATGAACTAAAAATGGTAAAGCCGAATCCTGCTATTTTTGATTTTATTTTAAAAGATTCAGGTGCCATTCCATCAGAAACTCTTTTTTTGGACGATGGAAAAGCAAATGTGGAGGAGGCTGCGAAATTCGGAATCCATATTTATCAACCTCAGGATGGGGAAGATTGGCGAAATGTAGTGGATTCTTATTTGGAATAG
- the lpxA gene encoding acyl-ACP--UDP-N-acetylglucosamine O-acyltransferase, with protein MISPLAYVDSRAKIGKNVTIHPFAYIDKNVEIGDDCEIMPYASLMSGTRMGKGNRVFQGAVIAAEPQDFNYKGEDTIALIGDNNVIRENVVINRATTPEGKTKIGNGNFIHEGVHISHDTKIGNHSVFGYGSKLSGNCIVEDYVIFGGNILMSQGCRVGAWSMIQTGCRFRNDIPPYIVAAKEPTTYYGVNAVVMQHEKICDEKVIKHISHAYRIIYQGNTSIYDALLMIKDQVPMSKEIEHIIAFVEASKLGIIK; from the coding sequence ATGATAAGTCCGTTAGCTTATGTTGATTCCAGAGCAAAAATAGGAAAGAATGTCACGATTCATCCTTTTGCTTATATCGACAAGAATGTAGAAATCGGCGATGACTGTGAAATTATGCCTTATGCCAGCCTGATGAGTGGAACACGCATGGGGAAAGGTAACCGGGTATTTCAAGGTGCCGTTATTGCTGCCGAACCTCAGGATTTTAATTATAAAGGAGAAGATACGATAGCCTTGATTGGTGACAATAATGTAATCCGGGAAAATGTAGTAATCAACCGGGCAACCACTCCGGAAGGAAAGACAAAGATTGGGAACGGGAATTTTATTCATGAAGGTGTCCATATTTCACATGATACAAAAATAGGAAATCATAGTGTATTCGGATACGGAAGCAAACTCTCCGGCAATTGCATTGTTGAAGATTATGTAATCTTCGGCGGTAATATCCTGATGAGTCAAGGTTGCCGTGTAGGAGCCTGGTCGATGATCCAGACAGGGTGCCGGTTCAGGAACGATATTCCACCTTACATTGTAGCAGCGAAAGAACCTACTACCTATTATGGGGTAAATGCAGTAGTAATGCAACACGAAAAGATATGCGACGAAAAAGTGATCAAGCATATCAGTCATGCCTATCGTATTATTTATCAAGGGAACACAAGCATTTATGATGCTTTGTTAATGATAAAAGATCAGGTTCCCATGAGTAAGGAAATAGAGCATATTATTGCTTTTGTGGAAGCATCCAAACTGGGTATTATAAAATAG
- a CDS encoding efflux transporter outer membrane subunit, with amino-acid sequence MKKQIIYMVCATALLSSCHIYKAYDRPKDIDTAALYRDPASETDTLASDTTNMGNIPWEDVFRDPKLQALISQGLENNVDFQTAILRVEEAKVMLTSARLSFLPSLNLAPQGTISRFDTHRATKTYQLPAVSSWEVDLFGKLLNASREAKANMLQSEAYRQAVRSQLIAGIANSYYTLLMLDRQLAISVETAAIWKENVRAMEAMKEAGMTNEAAVTQAKANSHQVEASLADLRRQIRETENALSVLLAQAPQTIVRGTLENQEMPEELTAGVPLQLLENRPDVKAAEMALASAYYVTNQARAAFYPQITITGSAGWTNAAGSAIINPGKLILSAVGSLAQPIFNHGKLIANLKVSKAEEQIAQMNYQQSILNAGREVSDALYLYDAASQKLIQHSAQIEELKKTVEYTQALFHSGDASYLEILTAQQSLLSAQLNEVSDAFQRIQAIINLYEAIGGGRE; translated from the coding sequence ATGAAGAAACAAATTATATATATGGTGTGTGCAACTGCATTATTAAGCAGTTGCCACATTTATAAAGCTTATGATCGCCCTAAAGACATAGACACAGCTGCTCTATACCGCGATCCGGCTTCCGAAACAGACACATTAGCTTCCGACACGACCAATATGGGAAATATTCCTTGGGAAGACGTATTCCGTGATCCGAAGTTACAAGCTTTAATCTCGCAAGGATTGGAAAATAATGTTGATTTCCAGACAGCCATCCTTCGCGTAGAAGAAGCAAAAGTAATGCTGACCTCTGCCCGTTTATCTTTTCTCCCATCGCTTAATTTGGCACCGCAAGGGACAATAAGCCGCTTCGATACCCATAGAGCAACAAAAACTTATCAGTTGCCGGCTGTATCCAGTTGGGAAGTTGATTTGTTTGGAAAACTACTGAATGCCAGTAGGGAAGCAAAAGCAAACATGCTGCAAAGCGAAGCGTACCGGCAAGCAGTACGCTCGCAATTAATTGCAGGAATTGCCAATAGTTATTATACCTTGCTGATGTTAGACCGGCAACTAGCGATCAGTGTAGAGACAGCCGCTATTTGGAAAGAGAATGTGCGTGCTATGGAAGCAATGAAAGAGGCGGGTATGACCAATGAAGCTGCCGTTACACAAGCAAAAGCAAACAGCCATCAAGTAGAGGCTTCTTTAGCCGACCTACGCCGTCAGATACGTGAAACGGAAAATGCTTTATCCGTATTACTGGCACAAGCTCCGCAAACGATCGTACGAGGCACATTAGAAAATCAAGAGATGCCGGAAGAACTCACTGCCGGTGTACCTTTACAACTTTTGGAAAATCGTCCGGATGTAAAAGCAGCAGAAATGGCTTTGGCAAGTGCTTATTATGTAACCAATCAAGCCCGGGCTGCTTTCTATCCCCAAATTACTATTACCGGAAGTGCCGGGTGGACAAACGCTGCGGGATCTGCTATTATTAATCCCGGCAAATTGATTCTTTCCGCCGTTGGTTCCTTGGCGCAACCTATCTTCAATCATGGCAAGCTGATCGCTAACCTAAAAGTATCGAAAGCCGAAGAGCAAATTGCACAGATGAATTACCAGCAAAGCATTCTGAATGCAGGCCGTGAAGTGAGCGACGCATTATATTTATATGATGCTGCTTCTCAAAAGTTAATACAGCATAGTGCCCAGATAGAGGAATTAAAAAAGACAGTAGAATATACTCAAGCTTTGTTCCATTCCGGCGATGCATCTTATCTGGAAATTCTTACGGCTCAACAATCTTTGTTGAGTGCTCAGTTAAACGAAGTGTCCGATGCTTTCCAGCGTATACAAGCTATTATCAACTTGTATGAAGCAATAGGTGGCGGAAGAGAATAA
- a CDS encoding efflux RND transporter permease subunit, which translates to MKLDRFINRPVLSTVISILIVILGILGLISLPVTQYPDIAPPTIQVSTSYQGANAQTVLNSVIAPLEEQINGVENMMYMTSTATNTGDATIQIYFKQGTDPDMAAVNVQNRVAKAQGFLPAEVTQVGVITSKRQTSMLMGFSIYSSDDKYDIGFVENYVKINLIPEVQRVPGVGDAMVWGADYSMRIWLKPDVMAQYKLMPRDVTAALAEQNIEAAPGQFGEQGDQSFQYIMRYKGRLQTPEEFEDIVIRATSDGEVLRLKDIANIELGRLTYGFSNKVNGHAGVTAIVFQTAGSNATEIINNITKLLEESAKSFPAGLEYDILLNANDFLFASIHEVIKTLIEAFILVFIVVYIFLQDMRSTLIPAIAIPVSLIGTFFLLYVIGFSVNLLTLCALVLAIAIVVDDAIVVVEGVHAKLDQGYKSSRLAAIDAMNELSGAILSITLVMMSVFIPVSFMTGTSGTFYRQFGLTMAIAIGLSALNALTLSPALCAMFLKPHEEGDGHKKQSFVNRFHTAFNVAYDATLKKYKNGVLFFIHHKWIAFATVVLSIVALVFLMKITPVGLVPNEDTGTIFAVVDMAPGTSMEKTEAAMNSIDSIIAANPAIRTRTQVTGYSFLAGQGNSYGTFICKLKDWKDRKEGQDLNTTIGSLYVQANMAVKDARVLLFAPPMIPGYSVTNGFEFNLQDKTGGDLDHFFEITQEFIAKLNERPEISAAQTSFNPTFPQYMIDIDAAKCKQAGISPGDILTTLQGYYGGLYASNFNRFGKLYRVMIQADPAYRISPETLNNIKVRNGNEMAPITQFMTLRKVYGPDNIKRFNMFTAISVNGSPAPGYSSGQAIQAIEEVAAEVLPTGYGYEFSGMTREEQSTGGSTTAIIFALCLVFVYLLLSAQYESYILPLAVILSIPFGLAGSFIFAQFMGVENNIYMQIALIMLMGLLAKNAILIVEFALDRRRMGMSITWAAVLGAAARLRPILMTSLAMVVGLLPLMFAHGVGANGNSTLGTGAVGGMFIGMICQIFIVPALFVVFQYLQEKAKPLEWEDLDNSDLQSEIEQYAKTK; encoded by the coding sequence ATGAAATTAGATAGATTTATAAATCGCCCGGTACTTTCCACGGTTATTTCCATTTTAATCGTGATTTTGGGTATATTGGGGCTCATATCCTTGCCTGTAACGCAGTATCCGGATATCGCACCTCCTACTATCCAGGTAAGTACTTCTTATCAAGGTGCGAATGCACAAACCGTACTGAATAGTGTGATTGCTCCGCTGGAAGAACAGATCAACGGGGTGGAAAACATGATGTACATGACATCTACGGCAACCAATACCGGTGATGCAACTATCCAGATATACTTTAAACAAGGTACTGACCCGGATATGGCTGCCGTAAACGTACAAAATCGTGTGGCTAAAGCACAAGGATTCTTACCTGCCGAAGTTACCCAAGTAGGGGTAATCACGAGCAAACGACAAACAAGTATGTTGATGGGGTTCTCCATCTATAGTTCGGATGACAAATATGATATTGGTTTTGTTGAAAACTATGTAAAGATCAATCTTATCCCGGAAGTACAGCGTGTGCCAGGGGTAGGTGACGCAATGGTTTGGGGTGCAGACTATTCGATGCGTATCTGGTTAAAACCGGATGTAATGGCTCAATACAAGTTAATGCCTAGGGATGTAACAGCAGCCCTCGCCGAACAAAATATTGAAGCAGCACCCGGACAGTTCGGTGAACAGGGAGACCAATCCTTCCAATACATCATGCGATATAAAGGCCGGTTACAAACTCCGGAAGAATTTGAAGATATTGTTATCCGTGCAACTTCGGACGGCGAAGTCTTACGTTTAAAAGACATTGCTAATATTGAATTAGGTCGTTTAACTTATGGCTTTTCCAATAAAGTAAACGGACATGCCGGTGTAACAGCTATTGTATTCCAGACAGCAGGCTCTAATGCAACGGAAATTATCAACAATATTACTAAATTACTCGAAGAATCAGCTAAGAGTTTCCCAGCGGGATTAGAATACGATATTTTATTAAATGCAAATGATTTCTTATTTGCTTCTATTCATGAAGTTATTAAAACTTTAATTGAAGCATTTATCTTGGTATTCATTGTGGTATACATTTTCTTACAGGATATGCGCTCTACTTTGATTCCGGCTATTGCTATTCCAGTGTCTTTAATAGGTACATTCTTCTTGCTATATGTTATTGGGTTTAGTGTAAACTTATTGACTCTTTGTGCTTTAGTGTTAGCAATTGCCATTGTGGTAGACGATGCGATCGTTGTGGTGGAAGGGGTCCATGCAAAACTGGACCAAGGCTATAAATCCAGTAGGCTAGCCGCTATCGATGCGATGAATGAACTTTCGGGTGCTATCTTGTCCATTACGTTAGTGATGATGTCCGTATTTATTCCGGTAAGTTTTATGACCGGAACCTCCGGGACATTTTACCGCCAATTCGGTTTAACCATGGCCATAGCAATCGGATTGTCCGCATTAAATGCATTGACATTAAGTCCTGCTTTGTGTGCCATGTTTTTAAAACCTCATGAAGAAGGAGACGGACACAAGAAACAAAGTTTCGTAAATCGCTTCCACACGGCTTTCAATGTAGCATACGATGCGACACTGAAAAAATATAAGAATGGAGTACTCTTTTTTATCCATCATAAATGGATTGCTTTTGCAACAGTCGTATTAAGTATTGTAGCACTCGTATTTTTAATGAAAATTACGCCCGTAGGGTTAGTTCCGAACGAAGATACCGGTACTATTTTCGCGGTTGTAGATATGGCTCCAGGTACATCTATGGAAAAAACCGAAGCAGCGATGAATAGTATTGACAGTATTATTGCTGCCAACCCCGCAATCCGTACTCGTACTCAGGTTACCGGTTACAGCTTCCTGGCAGGTCAAGGAAATTCATATGGTACATTTATATGTAAATTGAAAGACTGGAAAGACCGTAAGGAAGGACAAGATTTGAATACGACTATCGGCTCTTTGTATGTACAAGCCAATATGGCTGTGAAAGATGCCCGTGTATTGCTTTTTGCACCTCCTATGATTCCCGGATATAGCGTTACCAATGGTTTCGAATTTAACTTACAGGATAAAACCGGCGGTGATTTGGACCACTTCTTTGAAATTACGCAAGAATTTATTGCGAAACTAAATGAACGTCCGGAAATCTCCGCTGCCCAAACGTCTTTTAATCCTACTTTCCCGCAATATATGATCGATATCGATGCGGCAAAATGTAAACAAGCGGGTATCAGTCCGGGTGATATCCTTACTACATTACAAGGATATTACGGAGGGCTATATGCATCAAACTTCAACCGTTTCGGTAAATTGTACCGTGTAATGATTCAAGCAGATCCCGCCTACCGTATTAGCCCGGAAACATTGAACAATATAAAAGTCCGCAACGGAAACGAAATGGCTCCTATCACACAATTTATGACATTGAGAAAAGTATACGGACCGGATAACATTAAACGGTTCAATATGTTTACTGCAATTAGTGTAAACGGTTCGCCGGCACCGGGATATAGTTCGGGGCAAGCTATCCAAGCAATCGAGGAAGTCGCTGCGGAAGTATTACCAACCGGTTATGGATATGAATTCTCCGGTATGACACGTGAAGAACAAAGTACAGGAGGTAGTACTACGGCTATTATTTTTGCTCTTTGTTTAGTGTTCGTTTACCTATTGTTGAGTGCTCAGTATGAAAGTTACATTTTGCCATTAGCCGTAATTCTCTCTATACCGTTCGGTTTGGCAGGTAGTTTTATTTTCGCTCAGTTTATGGGAGTTGAAAACAATATTTATATGCAGATTGCATTAATCATGTTGATGGGATTGTTAGCTAAGAATGCCATCTTGATTGTTGAGTTTGCCCTTGACCGGCGCAGGATGGGTATGAGTATTACCTGGGCTGCCGTTTTAGGAGCTGCTGCCCGTTTGCGTCCTATCTTGATGACCTCTTTGGCTATGGTAGTCGGTTTATTGCCATTGATGTTTGCTCATGGAGTAGGAGCCAATGGTAACAGTACATTAGGAACGGGAGCTGTAGGCGGCATGTTCATCGGTATGATTTGCCAGATATTTATAGTACCGGCTCTTTTCGTGGTATTCCAATATTTACAGGAAAAAGCGAAACCTCTGGAATGGGAAGATTTGGATAACAGTGACCTGCAATCGGAAATCGAACAATATGCTAAAACAAAATAG
- a CDS encoding efflux RND transporter periplasmic adaptor subunit → MKTQISRFLITQSKRMCFFALGLSLFACGGKDQSHGNSVKEYAVLTLQPTKSELKSSYPVTIKGKQDIEIRPNVSGFITKLCVDEGSLVRKGQALFVIDQVPYQAALKVAEANVNVAKTNVATSELTAKNKKELHRKNIISDYELQMAENDLASKKALLAQTEAQLINARNNLSYTTVVSPSDGVVGSIPYREGSLVSPSIQTPLTIVSNIKEMYVYFSMTEKELLNLVREGGSVKEILEKMPEVELQLADGTMYPERGKIETVSGVIEQSTGAASMRATFPNDNNILRSGGTGSVLLPYVNDNAIIIPQKATFEVQDKKFVYILQPDNTIKNTEIVIFNLNDGQNYMVTSGLKAGDKIVIEGVNSLRDGMQIKPITPEESAARVKAMTQPRPAAEKQ, encoded by the coding sequence ATGAAAACGCAAATCAGTAGATTCCTAATTACTCAGTCCAAGCGGATGTGCTTTTTCGCTTTGGGACTCTCTTTGTTTGCATGCGGCGGCAAAGACCAATCACATGGCAACTCTGTGAAAGAGTATGCAGTTCTTACTCTTCAGCCGACTAAAAGCGAGCTGAAAAGTTCTTATCCCGTAACAATTAAAGGAAAGCAGGATATCGAAATCCGTCCGAACGTTTCCGGTTTCATTACAAAATTATGTGTAGACGAAGGTTCTCTTGTACGTAAAGGGCAAGCCCTGTTTGTTATAGATCAAGTTCCTTACCAGGCAGCTTTAAAGGTAGCGGAAGCGAATGTAAATGTAGCAAAAACAAACGTCGCTACTTCTGAACTTACCGCAAAAAACAAAAAGGAATTACATCGTAAAAACATCATTAGCGACTATGAATTGCAAATGGCTGAAAACGACTTGGCTAGTAAAAAAGCATTATTGGCCCAAACGGAAGCTCAGCTGATAAATGCGCGAAATAATTTGTCATACACCACTGTGGTAAGTCCATCCGACGGTGTAGTAGGCTCTATCCCTTATCGTGAAGGTAGCTTGGTCAGTCCTTCGATCCAGACTCCGCTTACGATTGTTTCTAATATCAAAGAGATGTATGTTTACTTCTCTATGACAGAAAAAGAACTATTGAACTTAGTTCGCGAAGGAGGCTCTGTAAAAGAAATATTGGAAAAAATGCCGGAAGTAGAACTTCAATTGGCTGATGGAACGATGTATCCGGAAAGAGGTAAAATAGAGACTGTAAGCGGTGTAATTGAACAATCTACCGGTGCAGCAAGTATGCGTGCCACATTCCCTAATGACAATAATATTCTTCGTAGCGGAGGTACAGGTTCCGTATTATTGCCTTACGTCAATGATAATGCGATTATTATCCCTCAAAAAGCGACTTTCGAGGTTCAGGATAAAAAGTTTGTTTATATTCTTCAACCTGATAACACCATAAAGAATACAGAAATAGTCATATTCAATTTGAATGACGGACAAAATTACATGGTAACATCCGGATTAAAAGCCGGTGATAAAATTGTAATCGAAGGTGTAAATTCTTTAAGAGACGGAATGCAAATCAAGCCTATCACTCCTGAAGAATCGGCTGCACGGGTAAAAGCTATGACTCAGCCCCGCCCTGCTGCCGAAAAACAATAA
- a CDS encoding lipocalin family protein → MGLKKKHINKETVKALNINKYMGKWYEIARFDHSFERHLVGVTAEYSLLPNGKVRVINSGYKNNFKGTFKEIKGKAKIPNPNDPAKLKVSFFLWFYSDYYVMELDELHYKYALVGSKSDKFLWILSRTPSLPEKTLNYLLERAKTRGYDTSKLLWIPQKNN, encoded by the coding sequence ATGGGACTCAAGAAAAAACATATTAATAAAGAAACGGTTAAAGCTCTGAATATAAATAAATATATGGGTAAATGGTACGAAATAGCTCGCTTTGATCATTCTTTTGAACGTCATCTAGTAGGTGTGACTGCAGAATACAGCTTGTTACCAAACGGTAAAGTACGAGTAATCAACAGCGGATACAAAAATAATTTCAAAGGAACTTTTAAAGAAATTAAAGGGAAAGCTAAAATTCCCAACCCGAATGACCCCGCTAAACTAAAAGTTTCTTTCTTCCTTTGGTTCTATTCCGATTATTATGTGATGGAACTGGACGAATTACATTATAAGTACGCCTTGGTAGGGAGCAAATCGGATAAGTTTCTTTGGATATTAAGTAGAACTCCTTCCTTACCGGAAAAAACCCTCAACTATTTACTGGAAAGAGCTAAAACAAGAGGATATGATACCTCTAAGCTTCTATGGATTCCACAGAAAAACAATTGA
- a CDS encoding 30S ribosomal protein S16, which yields MATKIRLQRHGRKGYAFYQIVVADSRAPRDGKFIERIGSYNPNTNPATIDLNFERALYWVLVGAQPTDTTRNILSNEGVMLKKHLLGGVKKGAFDEATAEAKFQAWKTAKEAAIQNAKDKNSEAAKAAEKARLAAEQEVNKAKAEAVAKKKAEKAAAEAAAQAENTAETTEAPAEGSAE from the coding sequence ATGGCAACAAAAATCAGATTGCAAAGACACGGACGCAAAGGGTATGCATTTTACCAGATTGTAGTCGCAGACAGCAGGGCTCCACGTGATGGAAAGTTTATTGAAAGGATTGGTTCTTATAATCCGAACACAAATCCTGCTACAATAGATTTGAATTTCGAAAGAGCACTGTATTGGGTATTAGTAGGTGCACAACCTACAGACACTACGAGAAATATTCTTTCCAACGAAGGTGTAATGTTGAAAAAACATTTGTTAGGGGGTGTAAAGAAAGGAGCTTTCGACGAAGCAACTGCAGAAGCTAAATTCCAAGCTTGGAAAACAGCAAAAGAAGCTGCTATCCAAAATGCCAAAGACAAGAACAGTGAAGCTGCTAAAGCTGCTGAAAAAGCTCGTCTTGCCGCAGAACAGGAAGTAAATAAAGCAAAAGCAGAAGCCGTAGCGAAGAAGAAAGCAGAAAAGGCAGCCGCAGAAGCAGCAGCCCAGGCAGAAAACACTGCTGAAACAACTGAAGCTCCGGCTGAAGGAAGTGCAGAATAA
- a CDS encoding nucleoside-triphosphatase, giving the protein MVTIITGERNSGKTTFFEYWYNEVQRGIGFCTKKIYEEEEFIGYDLEFLPDKETIPFMTVLQPQQEYNFDRVITEKLAIDASVFPFAQKWINECFCNPEEPVWIDEIGTLELAGGGFDPIVRWALQVGTDIRLVTRKNVLYKLVRHYGIEKFSLVYV; this is encoded by the coding sequence ATGGTGACAATTATTACTGGTGAAAGAAATTCTGGGAAAACAACTTTTTTTGAGTATTGGTATAATGAAGTACAACGGGGCATCGGTTTTTGTACAAAAAAAATATATGAAGAAGAGGAGTTTATAGGATATGATTTGGAATTCTTGCCTGACAAAGAAACTATTCCTTTTATGACTGTACTACAGCCTCAGCAGGAATATAATTTTGATAGAGTGATTACAGAAAAGTTGGCAATTGATGCTTCTGTTTTTCCTTTTGCACAGAAGTGGATAAATGAATGTTTTTGTAATCCGGAAGAACCGGTCTGGATAGACGAGATAGGCACTTTAGAATTGGCAGGAGGAGGATTTGACCCGATTGTACGTTGGGCATTGCAAGTGGGAACAGATATACGATTGGTTACTCGTAAAAATGTATTATATAAATTGGTACGTCATTATGGAATAGAAAAATTTAGTCTGGTATATGTCTAA
- a CDS encoding ABC-F family ATP-binding cassette domain-containing protein produces the protein MVSIDGLTVEFGGTTLFSNVSFVINEKDRIALMGKNGAGKSTLLKILAGIREPTKGKVSAPKDTLIAYLPQHLMTEDGRTVFEETAQAFAHLHAMEQEIEILNKELETRTDYDSESYYELIDKVSTLSEKFYSIDDINYEAEIEKTLFGLGFKRSDFNRPTSDFSGGWRMRIELAKILLRNPDVILLDEPTNHLDIESIQWLEDFLINSSKAVVVISHDRAFVDHITTRTIEVTMGRIYDYKVNYSKYLELRKERREQQQKAFDEQQKMIADTKEFIERFKGTYSKTLQVQSRVKMLEKLEILEVDEEDTSALRLKFPPSPRSGSYPVIIENVSKSYGEHTVFSQANLTIQRGDKIAFVGKNGEGKSTLVKCIMNEIDYEGTLTVGHNVMIGYFAQNQASLLDENLTVFQTIDDVAKGDIRNKIKDLLGAFMFGGENSTKKVKVLSGGERTRLAMIKLLLEPVNLLILDEPTNHLDMKTKDILKSALQDFDGTLIVVSHDRDFLDGLVTKVYEFGNKRVTEHLEGIYEFLQRKKMESLRELERNN, from the coding sequence ATGGTTTCAATAGACGGACTTACGGTAGAATTTGGCGGAACAACTTTATTTTCAAATGTTTCATTTGTTATCAATGAGAAAGACCGCATCGCTTTGATGGGAAAAAACGGTGCGGGGAAATCGACTTTATTAAAGATCCTTGCCGGTATACGCGAACCGACAAAAGGAAAAGTGTCAGCTCCTAAGGATACCCTCATTGCTTATCTTCCTCAACATCTGATGACGGAGGATGGACGTACTGTGTTTGAAGAAACGGCACAGGCTTTCGCTCATTTGCATGCAATGGAGCAAGAAATAGAAATACTTAATAAAGAGCTGGAAACCCGCACGGATTATGATTCGGAAAGTTATTATGAGTTGATCGATAAAGTATCTACGCTCAGTGAAAAATTTTACTCTATTGATGACATTAACTATGAGGCGGAAATAGAAAAAACTTTATTCGGATTGGGATTTAAACGTTCTGATTTTAATCGCCCTACCAGTGATTTTAGCGGAGGCTGGCGCATGCGTATCGAGTTAGCTAAAATTTTACTTCGGAATCCGGATGTTATTTTATTAGATGAACCGACTAATCACCTGGATATTGAATCGATTCAATGGTTGGAAGATTTTCTTATTAATAGCTCTAAAGCAGTAGTCGTAATTTCTCATGACCGTGCTTTTGTCGATCACATTACGACACGTACAATCGAAGTAACGATGGGGCGTATTTATGATTATAAAGTAAACTACTCTAAATATCTGGAACTTCGTAAAGAACGTCGTGAACAGCAACAAAAAGCATTTGACGAGCAACAAAAAATGATTGCAGACACGAAGGAGTTTATAGAACGTTTCAAAGGGACTTATTCTAAGACCTTGCAAGTACAAAGCCGGGTGAAGATGCTTGAAAAGTTAGAAATATTGGAGGTCGACGAAGAAGATACTTCGGCTTTACGTTTAAAATTTCCCCCTTCTCCTCGATCCGGTTCTTATCCGGTTATTATTGAAAATGTTTCAAAAAGTTATGGAGAGCATACTGTTTTCTCTCAGGCAAACCTAACTATTCAACGGGGTGATAAAATCGCTTTTGTAGGAAAGAACGGAGAAGGAAAAAGTACTTTGGTAAAATGTATTATGAATGAGATAGATTATGAAGGGACTCTTACAGTCGGTCATAATGTAATGATCGGGTACTTTGCACAGAACCAGGCTTCCTTATTAGATGAGAATCTTACGGTTTTTCAAACAATTGATGATGTAGCCAAAGGAGATATACGGAACAAAATAAAAGATTTATTAGGAGCCTTTATGTTCGGAGGCGAAAATTCTACTAAAAAAGTAAAAGTTCTTTCGGGGGGCGAACGAACCCGTTTGGCAATGATTAAATTATTATTGGAACCGGTGAATCTTCTTATTCTGGATGAGCCTACCAACCATTTGGATATGAAGACAAAAGATATTCTGAAGAGTGCTTTGCAAGATTTCGACGGCACGTTGATTGTTGTTTCTCATGACAGGGATTTTTTAGATGGTTTAGTTACTAAAGTTTATGAATTTGGAAATAAAAGAGTAACCGAACATTTAGAAGGTATATACGAATTTCTGCAACGTAAAAAAATGGAAAGTCTCCGGGAACTGGAACGAAATAATTAG